A window of Pseudoalteromonas sp. MEBiC 03607 genomic DNA:
AGGTTTGATTTAAAACAGATTCAACCGCTCGCTTTAATAATGGCAAACGGTTCTTAGTGGGAAGGTATATTGATACTATTACATTTTTCTCTTCCACTATACTGCATGCCCATATTAATCAATTATTTTTCTACGCTTATGGTATCTGTATCAACTGTAAATATCAAAACACAGAACCATAAACAGATCGTTTTATATTAACATTATTCCGTAGTAGAATGCTGGAGTTTTTGCAGTAAAAAGTTAGATGACACGTTCAAGCACAAACAAAAGGCAAGCATTAATAATTTAGTCTCTTAAACCGATCGCAACTTTTGAATCGATCTTAAGGAAAACAATGAAAGTATTAACAGTATTTGGTACCCGCCCCGAAGCAATTAAAATGGCGCCGCTAGTTCTTGCGCTCGAAAACGATGCAAGAATTGAAGCAAAAGTGTGTGTAACAGCGCAACACCGAGAAATGCTTGACCAAGTATTGGATCTTTTTCAAATTACGCCTGATTATGATTTAAACATAATGAAAGCAGGCCAAGACCTATACGACATCACCAGTAAAATTTTACTCGGTTTACGTGATGTGCTTGATGAGTTTAAACCAGATTGGGTGCTTGTTCATGGTGATACAACCACTACATTTGCAGCATCAATGGCCGCTTTTTACAAGCAAATTAAAGTAGGGCACGTAGAAGCAGGTTTACGTACAGGTAATTTGTATAGCCCATGGCCAGAAGAAGCAAACCGCACATTAACGGGCGTATTAACAGCAAAACATTTTGCCCCTACGCAAGCGTCTGCAGATAACTTATTACGTGAACACGTATCAAAAAACGCTATTTTTGTAACGGGTAACACGGTAATAGATGCATTACTGCAAGTTAAAAATAACGTATTGCCAAAAGACGATGTACAGCAGCAGCTAACCGACAAGTTCGCTGAAATTTTAGATAAACCTTATGTACTCATCACAGGTCATCGTCGCGAAAGCTTTGGTGGTGGGTTTGAGCGAATTTGCCAATCAATTTCGTCGTTGGCCTCAAAATACTCTGACTATAACTTTGTATATCCTGTGCACTTAAACCCAAATGTACAAGAACCGGTTAAACGCTTGCTGGCAGATAAAAGCAATGTAAAGCTTATCGATCCACAAGACTACTTACCTTTTGTATTTTTAATGAATCAAGCGTATTTAATTTTAACAGACTCAGGTGGCGTACAAGAAGAAGCGCCAAGTTTAGGTAAGCCTGTGTTAGTAATGCGTGATACCACAGAACGCCCAGAAGCAGTAGCTGCAGGTACCGTTAAGTTAGTAGGCACAGACACCGATAAAATTATAAACGCGGTGAGTGATCTGATTGAAAATAAAGAAACATACAAAGAAATGAGCTTTGCACATAACCCTTATGGCGATGGAAAAGCATGCGAGCGCATTATTGAAGGGCTATTTACTAATTAAATAACCTACACCTGCCTACAATAGGTTAAGAGCTTAGCCATTTCCAATGTAAGACTAGGCTTGCTTGTGAGCATAACTATTTATGCTTACAAGCATTTTCTAGTACTCTTTTATTTAAACCGCTTTTAGAAACATTCCCAAGCTTGAAATATGCAGACTTGCCTGTATAATGCGCCCTACTTAAGGATGTTCCAATGTAAATGGATAGTAATGCAAAGTTGCTAAATTACGAATAATCAAGTCAGTTATGTCTTCGACTTTAATTACTTCTTAAAAGAACTCCATAGAAATTGTAAAAGCTTTACTACTAAAGTGCTTTGAAAAGCTGCCTTATCTGCATTTTTCAAGTGAATAGTACTGTCATGCTTTTGTATATAAATAGATGTGTTTAGCCTTGATTCAAGGCCTTGTTAACTTGCGTATAACAAGCCGTCATGCTTTAATTGATCAGCTTTAAAATAAGTAAGTGTAAACTTATATAATAATCTTTTAGGAAGAAGAATGGCGTTCAAATTTAAACTCCTTGCAGCAACTTTATCTCTCCTCTCTGTAAGTGCATGTACAATCATACCAGGTAGTCATTACGAAGGTATTGATTCAGGCGCTCAAGTAGAAAACTTAGAAAAAGACCTCGAAAAAGTCAATATTCAAGTTATTGATTCTTCTTTAATAAATATTCAAAAACGCGAAGTTAAACAGGTTAATACAACCAACCGAAAAGGCATTGATACCTCTGATTATCAATACCGCCTAGGGGTGGGTGATGTGCTAACCATTGGTGTATGGGATCATCCAGAGTTAACTATTCCTGCAGCTGTACAACGTACAGCCGAGTTTGATGGTTTTCGTGTAGCAGAAGATGGCACAATAACTTATGCATACGCACCTAAAATACCAGCAGCAGGCCGCACTGTTGCAGAAGTACGCGCTGACTTGGTAAAGCGCTTAAGCCGCGTAATCGAAAACCCGCAAGTTGACATAAAAATAGTTGGCTTTAGAAGTCAAAAAACTTATGTAACAGGCGAAGTAGAAAACCCAGGTGTATACCCAATTACAGAAATTCCACTCACAATTATAGACGTATTAAACAACGCAGGTGGTATTACTGATCGTGCTGACTGGCGAGAAGTAACTTATACATCGGGTAACAAAACAGAAATAATCCGCCTTGATGACTTTTACAGCCATGGTGATATTTCGCAAAACCGTTTATTAAAACATGGTGATATTGTACATGTTAGCCGTAACGACAAACACCAAGTGTATGTATTAGGTGATGTAATTAAAGCAGGCACGGTAGATATTGACCGCTATGGCTTAAACCTAGCTCAAGCATTAAGTGATACCGGTGGTATTAGAGAAGCCACTGCTGACGCAAACGGTATTTTTGTATTACGTAAGCGCGACCTAGCCAAAGATGGCGTAATTGCAGACGTATACCAATTACACGCTAAAAATGTAGCAGCACTGGTATTAGCAGAGCAATTTGAGTTAAAGCCACACGATATTGTGTATGTAACTTCTGCACCGCTTGCACGCTGGAACCGCGTAATAAGCTTATTGTTACCGTCTATTTCTACGGTTGACTCAATTAACGATGTAGCCAATACAAACTAAGGATAAGTATGTTTGACTCTGTATTAGTAGTGTGTGCTGGCAATATTTGTCGTAGCCCAACTGCCGAGTATGTACTTAAAAGTAAGTTACAAAACAAAGGGATTACTGTTACTTCAGCTGGTTTAACTGCATTAGAAGGTAAGCCAGCCGATGCCACTGCTCAGCAAATTGCTGAGCAGCATGGTATTAATATGGCAGAGCACCGTGGCCAACAAATAAATTCAGCATTAGTACAGCACAACAGCGTTATTTTA
This region includes:
- the wecB gene encoding UDP-N-acetylglucosamine 2-epimerase (non-hydrolyzing), with protein sequence MKVLTVFGTRPEAIKMAPLVLALENDARIEAKVCVTAQHREMLDQVLDLFQITPDYDLNIMKAGQDLYDITSKILLGLRDVLDEFKPDWVLVHGDTTTTFAASMAAFYKQIKVGHVEAGLRTGNLYSPWPEEANRTLTGVLTAKHFAPTQASADNLLREHVSKNAIFVTGNTVIDALLQVKNNVLPKDDVQQQLTDKFAEILDKPYVLITGHRRESFGGGFERICQSISSLASKYSDYNFVYPVHLNPNVQEPVKRLLADKSNVKLIDPQDYLPFVFLMNQAYLILTDSGGVQEEAPSLGKPVLVMRDTTERPEAVAAGTVKLVGTDTDKIINAVSDLIENKETYKEMSFAHNPYGDGKACERIIEGLFTN
- a CDS encoding low molecular weight protein-tyrosine-phosphatase, whose amino-acid sequence is MFDSVLVVCAGNICRSPTAEYVLKSKLQNKGITVTSAGLTALEGKPADATAQQIAEQHGINMAEHRGQQINSALVQHNSVILVMEQRHLTDLCARYPQARGKTFLLGKWLNDTEIPDPYRQSLEAFTHVYELIDSACSAWQKYL
- a CDS encoding polysaccharide export protein; the protein is MAFKFKLLAATLSLLSVSACTIIPGSHYEGIDSGAQVENLEKDLEKVNIQVIDSSLINIQKREVKQVNTTNRKGIDTSDYQYRLGVGDVLTIGVWDHPELTIPAAVQRTAEFDGFRVAEDGTITYAYAPKIPAAGRTVAEVRADLVKRLSRVIENPQVDIKIVGFRSQKTYVTGEVENPGVYPITEIPLTIIDVLNNAGGITDRADWREVTYTSGNKTEIIRLDDFYSHGDISQNRLLKHGDIVHVSRNDKHQVYVLGDVIKAGTVDIDRYGLNLAQALSDTGGIREATADANGIFVLRKRDLAKDGVIADVYQLHAKNVAALVLAEQFELKPHDIVYVTSAPLARWNRVISLLLPSISTVDSINDVANTN